The region GATATTGTGGCAATTACAGGAAGGTATTGTAAAGGATATTCTGGAACAATTACCCGATCCAAAACCTGCTTATAACACTGTTTCCACAGTAGTAAGGGTACTGGAAGGCAAAGGCTTTGTGGACCATAAAGCCTACGGCAACTCACATGTGTACTTCCCCGTGATAAGCGAAGACGAATACAAGAAATTCACTTTTGATAAGCTGATGAAAAACTACTTCAGCGACTCCTACAAAAGCCTCGTATCCTTTATTGCTGATGAGAAGAATCTCGGCGTAAAAGAACTTGACGAACTAACAGAACTACTCAATAACCTGAAAAACAAAAAACAATGAGCTGGCTGCACTACCTTATTGAAGCAAATATTTACCTGGGGGTATTTTATTTGTGCTACTGCTTGTTCCTGAACAACGAGACACATTATATGCTTGGGCGTATTTACCTGCTTTTTAGCTGTGTGCTGGCTTTCACGTTGCCACTTACACAGCTAAGCATGCTTAAAAAACCTGTAGAGCAGATACAATTATCGCCGCTGGTTTACATTCCTGCACCTAAAGTAATGCCACACGCAAGTGTTCCGAAAACACCGGAAGTAACGTTTTCAATAGAGACAACGCTATTAGGTATCTATATAATCGGCGTTGTTATAGCGCTGTGTATACTCCTATATCGGCTGTACAAGCTATCCGCTTTAACACGAGGTAACAAGTCCAGGTATGCTGATAAGTACACCATGGTACGACTAAAGGGATCAAACACCGCCTTTTCTTTTTTCAACTACCTGTTCATTGGCGACGATTTGCCCAGAGCCGAAACCATTATAGCCCATGAGCTGGTGCACATTAAACAAAAGCATTCGGCTGATATCATTTTTATTGAGCTTTTAAAAGTGATCAACTGGTTTAACCCACTCATTTACCTGGTGCAGCGCAGCCTGCGTACGGTGCATGAGTACATTGCCGACGAGCAAACCGCCGCCTACGAACAGGATGCCATAAGCTATTCATCCTTCCTGGTGAATAATGCTTACGGGGTGCAGGGCGCTCCCATAGCGCACTCATTCTTCAATTATAACCTATTAAAAAAGAGGATAATCATGTTAAACCAAAAACGATCAGGCAACTTAGCTAGGCTAAAGTACCTGCTGGCAGTACCGCTTTGCGCGGGTATGCTGTGCACATCTACACTCGTGTTCAGTAAAGATTACGCGTTTATAGATCTGGCACCAAAAAACGTGGCTAAAGAAAAGCCTGAGCTGGTGAAGTACTTTAAAATCACCGACAAAAAGAACAACTTAACGGCCTACTCTGACAATCTTTCGTTTACGGAAGGCGGTGTAAAAAAGATGTTCTTAGCAAAAAGTGTTACTCAAAAAGATATTGCGTATATAAAAAAAATGCGCGGCCTTACTGTTGAGGTGATAGATGTGGACAGCAAAACAAAAATGCAGGTGCCAATGGTAATTAAAGAGGGTATTAATACCGATACACCCAAATACAAACGACCCATTCCCCCTCCCCCAATTGAGGTTAAAGACGGGTTTGCTGATGTTCATGTGTTTTTATCCCGTGCGATAAAGTATCCAAAAACGGCATTGGTAAATGAAGAAAGAGGCAATGCATTGGTTAGTTTTAATGTTACATCTGCCGGTAAGATCAGCAACGTACAATTGCTCAAGAAAGCAGGTGGCCAGTTTGACAATCTACTCGTTAACGCACTTCCTAAATTCCCGGGTAAAATAACCGCCAAACCTGGCACCTATAAAATGGAAGTGATATTTGATATCCTGGGTGGCAATTTTGTCTCCTCCGTTGACAGCAAAACTCTAAACTCGCCTGATTTTGCCGGGCAAGCTCAAATAATGGGAATGACTGATGAACAATACAGGAAAATGGTTCCCCTTCCGCCACCACCAGCGCCACCTGCTAAAGCACCAAAAAAGGTAGGTAAGACAGCTCCTAAGCTTATCCGTATACCTCCCCCAATTGTAGTTCCGGATAAACCAGGTAGTATCCCGCCACCTCCGCCACCTGTTCCTGCAAAAGCGCACAAAGTAAAGCCTGCAAAGGAAATTACGATGTTAAAGTTAGTACCGGCTATTTCTATTGATGTAGATTCGGTACAACTGGTAAAGGATGAGCCTGCAAAAACTAACAATACGATAAAGCTGCAGCTAAAGGAACCCCGCGTTGCTCAGGTAAAATCAATTAATATCAGGCCAGTTGTTAAGACAAAAATTGATACTGTTAGAATTGTACCACCGCAAAACAACTAATATAAATACTACCCTTTTACATAGATGACCTGCTTGGTCTCAAAAAACTCCTCGGCAAAATATTGGCTGAGGTAGAATTGCTGAACGGCTAAACCCGACTCGGCAATTTCTTGCTTCAGGTCCCCCCCTTTTAAATACAATATCCCATTGGGTAGCGTATTCTTGCTTTCTTTGTTGAATTTCCCCTTCACCCACGGGTAAAAATCTTTTAATTGGGTAACCGCCCGCGATACTACAAAATCAAATCTTTGCTTTATCTCTTCGGCTCGCTGATGGGTAGCTTTAACATTAGTAAGGCTCAACGCTGCTGCAACTTCGTTAACCACTTTTATCTTTTTACCTATAGAGTCTACCAGGTGAAACTGCGTTTTCGGGAATAAAATAGCAAGCGGAATGCCAGGGAATCCTCCGCCGGTGCCAACATCCAGTACGGTTTCGCCCGGCAAAAAGCTCATAACTTTGGCTATCCCTAATGAGTGAAGTATGTGGCGCTCGTATAGCAGGTCAATATCTTTGCGGGATATTACATTTATCTGGTTGTTCCAAAACGTATAAAGTTCCTGCAAACGTGCAAATTGTTCTTGCTGAGCTGGTGTAATATCCGGAAAGTACTTCAGGATCAGGTCAGATGTCATCCTTATTATATCTGTTGATGATGTTACCAAGTAAATACCGCGCCCTAAACAGCTGCGCCTTTACCGTACCAAGGGGCAAATCTAATTGCTGGGCTATTTCTTCGTAAGACAGTTCATCAAAGTAGCGCAGGGTTATCAGGTTTCGGTAGCGCGGTGGTAAACTTTCTATAAGCAGTTTTAGCTCTTCGGTTTGCTGCTTTTTAATGGACGATTCTTCCGGGTTAAGTGTATCTGCCTTAATTTGCAGTGGTTTTTCTTCGCCCTCCTCATCAATCATCCCGTGTATAGATTGCGTATTAAGCTTTTTCTTCCTGATGAAATCTATACAGTTATTGGTAGCAACCCTAAACAACCAGGTGCTAAAGGCAAATTCCGGTTGGTATTTGTCCAGCTTTTCAAATGCTTTAGCAAAAGTTTCAACAGTAAGGTCCATTGCGTCCTCTTTGTTGTTTACCATTTTCAAAACCATAAAGTAGATAGAATCCTTATAGCGGTGCATCAGGTCGGCATACGCTTTCTGGCTGCCCGCCCTTGCCTTCACCACCAGGTGAAAATCATTCTTTGCGTTCTCGGTAAAATTTTGGTTTACTTCCATCGGCCAGGTTTTATAAAAGTCCCTATCAGTCCAAATACGTTAAGGTAAATATAGTATATCAGGTCAAAAAACGGCAGTGACCATAGCATGTCGGGCGCGCCAAGCTTCTTAAATACCTTATTGTATAACAGCAATTGTAATACCATTCTGAAAGCCAGCATACCTAAAGCAAGCAATGGTTCAAAACTAAATACAATGCACAGCACAAATAAGGTGTAAAACAGGAATCCGGTAACAGCATCAAAGCTTAACATACGGCGGTGGCGGTTCCTGTACTCCTTACCCACCCCCATGTGCCGCTTTTTTTGGGTAAACCATTCCCCAAAAGTCTCTTTAGCCGGCGTGTAAGTAAAAGTATCGGGGTGTATTTCTATAATGGTATTATTGGCTGTGGCATTTTGATTCACAAACAAATCATCATCGCCAGACATAAGGTGCATATGCGCAGCAAAGCCTTTGGAAGCGAAAAACAGGGTTTTAGTATAACCAAGGTTTCTGCCTATCCCCATGTACGGATCGCCGCCGAGCGCCATGGACAAATAGTTGATAGCCGTTTTTAATGTCTCAAAACGTACGAAGGCATTTAAAAAACTTCGGGTACGGTAATAGGGCGAGTAGCCTAGTACTATTTGCGCCTGGGTGGTAAAGTTGGCGGCCATACGGGTGATCCAATGCAGGGTGGCCGGCTTACAATCCGCATCAGTAAATAAGAGGTGCTCGTTTTTGGCTGCCTTTATACCTAAAGTTAGGGCAAACTTCTTACCGGTTTTATAGCGTTCGTGCTCGGTAATGGTTACTATTTTAAGGTGCGGAAACTCTCTTTGTATGTCTTGCAGTACCTCATCTGACCCATCGGTAGACCGGTCGTTCACTACCACAACTTCAAAATCAGGATAATTCTGCTGGAGAATATAAGGCAGGTTTTCGGTAAGGTTGCGCGACTCGTTACGGGCGCTGATCACTACCGATATTGGGATGTCGACTTTAGGAAGCTCCTGTAAAGGGGTGTAGCCGGCTAGGCGGCTGTGGTTACCAACAAGGTAATACAGCTGAACAATAAAACATAGCTGAAACAGAACGAACAGTGCCTCTTGAATATAAGCTTCCAAAACCCCTTTATAATAAGGTGCAAATTTGTGAAAAAAGCACGAGATGTACGCGGTAAAGTTGGAAGGTTTTAAGGCACTGAAGGCATCTTATAATGGGTAACCTGTACGTCCCTTTTATGATAACACTCTTTAAACCTTATAATAATGGCATCAAAAATTCGTAATTTTGTACACTTATAATGGAATTTACTTTACACGCACAAGACCCGTTATCTAAAGCCCGCGCGGGCGAGCTTGTTACAGATCACGGCGTTATACAAACCCCTATTTTCATGCCCGTTGGCACTGCCGGTACCGTAAAGGCCGTGCACCAGCGTGAGCTGAAAGAGGATATAGAAGCACAGATCATACTCGGAAATACCTATCATTTATACTTGCGCCCTGGCCTGAACACGCTGGAAAGCTCGGGTGGGCTTCATAAATTTAATGGTTGGGAAGGCCCGATACTTACCGACAGTGGCGGGTACCAGGTGTATTCGCTTACCGAGGTGCGTAAAATCAAGGAAGAAGGAGTTACATTTCGCTCACATGTGGATGGCTCAAAACACCTGTTCACACCCGAAAACGTAATGGATATCCAGCGCATTATTGGCGCAGATATTATTATGGCCTTTGATGAATGTACCCCTTACCCATGCGATTATAACTACGCGAAACGCTCTATTGAGATGACCCACCGCTGGCTTAAACGCTGCTGCGACAGGTTTGACGCGACTGAGCCGAAGTACGGGTACAACCAGACACTTTTCCCGATTGTACAGGGGTCGGTATACAAAGATCTGCGGGTAAAATCAGCGGAGGTCATTGCTTCTTTCGGGCGAGAAGGCAACGCCATCGGCGGCCTTTCTGTAGGCGAACCAGCTGAAGAAATGTACGCCATGACGGAGGTTGTATGCGATATATTACCCCAGGATAAACCGCGTTACCTGATGGGCGTAGGAACTCCCGTAAACATCCTGGAGAATATTGCGCTGGGGATAGACATGTTCGATTGCGTGATGCCTACCCGTAATGCCCGTAACGGCATGCTTTTTACCAGCAACGGAATCATTAATATTAAGAACGAGAAGTGGAAAAACGACTTCTCTCCTATTGACGCTGAAAGCGATCTGTTTGCCGATAAGGTATACACCAAGGCTTATTTGCGGCACCTTATACATAGCGGCGAAATGCTTGGTGCGCAAATAGCCACCCTTCATAACCTCCACTTTTACTTGTGGTTAGTGAAAGAAGCGCGCAATAAAATTATAGCCGGGGAGTTTTACCAATGGAAAAACACCATGGTTACCCGCCTGGCGCAACGCTTGTAATGAAGAAACTCTTAAGCAGATACTTAAAAACGATTGACTGGTACATTATTAATAAGTACCTGGGCACGTTTGTGTTTACGCTGGGCATCTTTCTGGCCATATCAGTTGTTTTTGATATATCTGAACACCTGGACAACTTTCTGAGTAAAAATGCGCCTTTAAACGAGATCATTTTTAAGTATTACGCCGGGTTTATCCCTTTTTACCTAATGATGTTGTCGCCGCTGATTAACTTTCTATCAGTTATATTCTTTACTGCAAAGATGGCCAATCAGACAGAAATTGTGCCGATACTCACTAGTAAAGCCAGCTTCTACCGCTTCTTAAGACCTTATTTTTTCTCCGCAACGGTCATATTTGTGGTGTCCATATTGGCCAATATCTTTGTAATTCCGTATACAAATAAGCTGAAAGTAGACTTTGAAAGTGCTTATTTCTTCAACGGAGATGACCCTACCAAGGCCGAAGTTCACATCCAGTTAGACAAAAACACCTTTGTTTTTCTGCAATCTTACGACCCTCAGGTGCACACCGGATACCAGTTTATGCTGGAAAAATTTGACGGGGACGAGATGAAAATGCGTTTAACAGCGCCCAGTATTACCTTCGATTCTGTGAAAACAAGGTGGAAAATCAACACGCCTTCCATCCGTTATATTGACGGTTTAAAGGAAAAATTCATCAGTAACGGACCGCTTATTGACACCGTTTTAGACATGCGCCCGATAGACTTTGAGGTGCATGATAACGTTAATAGCAACGTGTATGGCGGCATGCCATTAAGCGAACTGAACAAGCTTATCGACAAAGAAAAGATACGCGGAACAGGTGCTTTAATAGACATGCAATTTGAAAAATACCGCCGTTTTGTTGAGCCATTATCCTCCTTTGTACTCGCCGTTATCGGCGTCGCTATATCCTCCCGGAAGGTCCGTGGAGGCGTTGGACTGCCGCTCGGCATTGGCATTTTTATCTGTTTCGTGTACATTGTTGTAAACAGATTTGCCCTTGTCTTTGCCGTAAAAGGCGGCTTCGAACCGCTTATTGCAGTGCTTATCCCCAACATAGTTTTCGGGATTTTAGGCTGGATATTACTCGTAAAAGCACCTAAATAATGCCCCAGCAAACCGCCCCGGCAGCCTTAAATAAGAACCTCGTCATCCTTCATTTTACCGTTTTTGTATGGGGATTTACCGGGATTCTTGGCCAGCTTATTACCATATCGGCAGTAAATTTGGTTTGGTACAGGGTTGCGATTGCCGCTTTTTCGCTGTTTTTCTACTTCATTTTGGCAAAAAAGCCGATCAAAATAAGTGTGAAAAATGCAGGAAAAATGTGGCTGACCGGCGCTTTAGTAGGTGGTCATTGGATACTTTTCTTCGCATCTATCAAGCTTTCTACCGTTCCGGTAACGCTGGTTTGCCTCTCATCTATCACACTTTTCACGGCAATTTTTGAGCCGCTGATCAATAAAAAACCGATCTCAAAAATGGAGATCATCGCCGGCGTCTTAATAATTACCGGCATTGTACTTATTTTCAAATTTGAATCTCATTACACTAAGGGCATCATAGCAGGGCTTACCAGCGCAGTACTTGCAGCACTTTTCGCCATCATTAACTCGCGATTTGTTAAACACTACGAGGCACCCGTTATTGCTTTTTACGAGCTTTCCGGGGCTTTCGTTTGGATCACAATATACCTTTTCATCACTCTTGGAACAGCCGGATTTATCATCCCTAAAGCAGCTGACATCGGCTACCTGGTGCTGCTTGGCACCGTTTGTACATCTCTAGCTTACGTTGCAGGCGTGTCTGTAATGCGGGAACTTTCTGCATTTCGTGTGGCGCTTATCACCAACCTCGAACCAGTTTATGGCATTATTATGGCCTTTATTTTATTTGGCGATATGAATAAAATGACGCTTGGTTTTTGGTCAGGTGCGCTCATCATTCTTTCCACTATCTTCCTTTTTCCATTCGCCCAAAAGCAGGTTGCTAAACGCCGGGTTAGGTAAGATCTGTTTAAATTAGTCTTTAAAATTTGATGTTTTCATCTACCTTCTCTGGGGTAGGGGACGCATTTCAGTTATAGGCTATAAGCCATTTTAAAGCCCTATAAGACACTTTCATTTTCGGCCACTATAATCTTACCATTCGCAAACTTCGAGCGAACAGGCGCAATATCAAGGATTTTCTAAGTGTACTGACACAACTGTCGCCGTCGTAATGAATCATTTACTATTATCTTCAAATTTAGATGCTTAAATAATAAAGTAAAGTCAAATTTTGCGTTTATTTATATCGTTTATAGATTTGAAAATCAACATTTTATAAACTTTAAATAAACTTAAATTTCAACGAAAACAATTTAAGTTATTTCATGGAATACTAAAATATTTAGCATTAACCTCGTTTAACAAAAATTTTACCAGATAGTGATTTACAAATCAGTTATTTAAGATTAATTATATAACGTAAAAATAAATTTGCATGGAGTAAGTAATTGCTTCGACCAAAGTGTACCGAACTCGTTTTACCAGAATGCAATTAATTTGATAAGTACCGGCAGATGTATACACGCAGAAGAATCGGGAGAGCTGAAATCCGATTGATGTTGCCAGGAGAATTAATGAGACGTCTAACGAAGGAACATTACGTCTTCATAGAAAAGTCGTCTTTAAAGCCAATAAAAAATCTATCAAGCCTTAAAATTCAAGACCAAGAAAATTCTGACATTGCAAGCAGCCGATAACGATTGGGAAAGACAGGAAAAAGAAAGCTGCATCTTTAATAAAGTAGACTGATGGAAAACCGCGGCTTTACATTGATGTTTTAAAAGTGCATCTTAGAGACAGCAATAATCAGAGGAACAAACCATGCGCATTAAGACCATCATCATACTTGTCATCGCAATTTTACTAACGATCATTTTCATGCAAAATCTTGACCCCGTCAGATTCACGGTTCTATTCTCTACGCTTTACATTTCCAAGGTTTCCATGATGCTGGTTGTACTTGCAGTGGGGTTCGTGCTCGGCTACCTTGTCGGCCGTCCGGGAAGGAAGAAGTACAACCACATAGGTTATGACAAGGACACCCCACACCCAGAAGATCCCCGTACACTAAGTGACGAAGATCGCGACTACATCAATTAAAACAATTTCTGAGTTTCAATCCGGAGAAATTGCAATAAAGATACCAAGCTCTTTACAGAAGCTTTAACTACACGTTGTAAAATACCCGGCAAGTTTCTTCCAGAGTACTTAAATCTGGCAGGGTTTCAAATATGCCAAATACCGATGCTCCAGAGCCGCTCATACTGGCGTATAATGCGCCACGCTCGTACAGCGATGCTTTTACGCCACGGATAACCGGGTGGTTGTTGAAGATATGCGCCTCAAAGTCGTTACGAATATGGCGTTTCCACTGCGCTACAGGCATTTGTATAAGATCGTACAAAGTCTCTTTAACAAACGTTGGTTTAACACCCCTGTAGGCCTCTGCGGTGGATACATGAGCATCTGGCATCACCAGCACTATTTTGTAGCCCGAGAGGTCTAGTTTTATGCTCTCGAACTCGTCGCCTTTCTCGAAAGCAAATACCGGTTGGTTGTTGATGAAAAAAGCACAGTCTGCTCCGAGCACTCTGGCATAGTCCATCATCTGATCGGCTGTTAAACCCAATCGAAATTTTTCGTTCATCAGCTTGATGAAAAAGGCAGCGTCAGAAGACCCTCCGCCAAGCCCCGCCCCTATCGGAATATTTTTGTGCAGGTGTATAGCAACGGGTGGCAGTTTAAAATCTCTCTTGAGCAATTGATAGCCTCTCAGACAAAGATTATCATCCTCACTCCCGGGTATCTCCAGCCCGCTGGATTGAAAGCTTAATGCATCACTTTCTATAACCTCCAGCACATCGTTTATTTTGATGGGGTAAAAAATAGTCTCCAGGTTGTGGTAGCCATCCGGGCGGCGTTCCGTAATATTTAGTCCTATGTTTATCTTAGCGTTCGGAAATACAATCATCAGAAATCAATTAACACCTGCATGTATTTTTGCACATCGGTAGGATACCAAAATTAGATTATTTTTCTTTGTAACTGACTAGCCGGCTAAAAGCAGATCTTAACAACAACCGGCATATGCCTCTTCAAAACTTTACAAGTAGAACATGAAACAATACCTCGACCTGATGCGGCATGTGATGGAGAACGGTGCGCAAAAGCACGATCGCACCGGAACGGGCACCTTAAGCGTTTTTGGATACCAGATGCGTTTCGACCTGAAAGAAGGCTTTCCGATGGTGACCACCAAAAAGCTCCACTTGAAATCCATCATCCATGAACTGATATGGTTTTTAAGCGGAGACACCAACATTAAATATCTTAAAGATAACGGCGTGCGCATTTGGGACGAGTGGGCTGATGCTGACGGCAACCTAGGGCCCGTGTATGGCTACCAATGGCGCTCCTGGCCAAAACCTGATGGCGGCCACATAGACCAGATAACCCAGGTGGTAAATACCCTGAAGAACAATCCCGACTCGCGTAGGATTATGGTGTCGGCATGGAATGTGGCCGACGTGAACCAAATGGCGCTCCCGCCCTGCCATAGCTTGTTCCAGTTTTATGTAGCACCGGCAGATGAATCCAAAGGCGAAACGCGCGGTAAGTTATCGTGCCAACTTTACCAGCGTAGCGCGGACATTTTCCTGGGTGTGCCGTTTAACATTGCTTCGTATGCACTGCTTACCATGATGATGGCTCAGGTATGTGATCTGGAATGCGGCGACTTTATACACACCTTTGGCGACGCGCATATTTACAACAACCACCTGGAGCAAGCACAACTGCAATTAAGCCGCGACCCCAGGCCGTTACCTACGATGAAGATAAACCCGGAGGTTAAGGATATTTTCAGTTTTAAGTTTGAAGATTTCACCCTGGAAAACTACGACCCGCATCCGCACATCAAAGCAGCCGTTGCTGTTTAACTGAACAAACATGATCATCTCTATTGTTGTGGCTATTGCCGAGAACCATGCTATTGGCAAAAACAACCAGTTGTTATGGCACATGCCAAATGACCTCAAACACTTCAAAGAAGTAACATCAGGTCGTAGTATTATCATGGGCCGTAAAACTTACGAGTCTGTTGGCAAACCGCTCCCGAAGCGGCGCAACATCATTGTAACCCGACAGGACATCGAAATCCCGGGATGCGAGGTGGTAAAATCTATAGATGAAGGCATCGCCCTGTGCAAAGGGGAAGATGAAGTGTTCATAGGAGGTGGTGCAGAGATATACCGCCAGGCAATGGATAAAACAGACCGGATCTATCTTACCATTGTTCACCAGGCGTTTGAGGCTGACACCTTTTTCCCAGAAATTGACTATACTCAATGGACCGAGACCAGCAGAGAAAACTTTAGTGCTGACGAGAAAAATCCGCACCCTTACTCCTTTATCCAGCTGGATCGCCGGTAACAAAAACAGCCATTATATTGTTTCAATTAAAAATTTCATGCTTGTGAAATTTTATTAGATTTGCCGTCTTATTTCAGAAAGCTTATAAACTAATTATTTACATACTAATTCGAAATGCAAGGTAAAGGGGTTATTAAATTTTTCGCCATTCTGCTGGCAGTGGTGTGCTTGTACCAACTGTCGTTCACGTGGGTGGCCAATAAAGTTGAGAACAATGCAAAAGAATACGCGAAGGGCAATACTGAGAAGGAAAAAGCCTATCTTGATTCCATGTCTACTCAACCGGTGTATCCACTACTTGGCCACACCTACCAGTACTGCCTTGACAGGGAGTTAGCCCTTGGTCTCGACCTTAAAGGCGGCATGAACGTTACCATGCAGATCTCTCTGCGCGAATTGGTACAGTCATTGGCAAACAACAACCAGGATCCTGCATTTAAGCAAGCGCTTGTTGAAGCAGAGAAGAATGCGGTAACTACTCAGAAAGACTACATCACCCTTTTTGTTGATGCTTACGAGAAGATATCTCCAAATGGCAAACTAGCTTCTATTTTCGCTAACAGCAACAACCAAGACCACCTGAAGTATAATGCTTCTAACAGCGAGGTTGAAACTTACCTGAAAGATCAGGCCACTGTAGCAGTTCAGCAGTCATATACTGTATTGCATACCCGTATCGACCAGTTTGGTGTTACCCAGCCAAACATACAGCTACAGAAAAGCACTAACCGCATCCTTATCGAACTTCCTGGTGTTAAAGAACCGGATCGTGTTCGTAAGCTATTGTCGGGTTCTGCAAAACTTGAGTTCTATCAAACTTACGACAATACCGAAATTTTCGGCCTGCTGAACAACATTAACAGTGTTCTGGCTGCAAAAAGCAAATCTGCTGATACTACTAAAGCAAAAACTGCTGAAGCAGCACCTAAATCAGCAAAAGACTCTGCAAACTCTTTGCTGGCTAAGCTAAAGAACAACACGTCTAAAGATTCATCTTCTTTAAACAATAAAGCTCAATTAGCTGCTCAAAACCCTTTGTTCTCTGTAATGGCTCCAATGTATGGCCAGGACGCAAATGGACAGGGACAGCCTTACCCGGGCCCAATGGTTGGCCGTGTTGCTCAAAAAGACACTGCTAAAGTTAACGGCTACCTGCGCAGTGCCGAAGTGAAAGCCATCATTCCTCAAAACTTGAAGTTTCTTTGGAGTGTAAAACCGGTAGAAAATTCGAAGGTATTTGAGCTGTACGCTATAAAACTTGCCGGCGCGCAAAATGGCCCGGTATTAACAGGAGATGTTATCAACGACGCACGTAGCGACGTTGACCCAACTAAAGGCGGCTATGAGGTTATCATGAATATGAACTCTCAGGGCGCTCAAAAATGGAAGAACATCACTGCAGAAGCTTCTGCAGGTGCAAATAAAAGAGCTATAGCCATTGTACTTGACGACAATGTTTACTCTGCCCCTACTGTACAGAACGAGATATCGGGCGGTGTATCATCTATTTCAGGTAACTTTAAGGTTGAAGATACTAAAGACTTAGCCAACGTGCTAAAGGCCGGCCGCTTGCCTGCTCCTGCGCGCATCATCGGCGAAGAAGTTGTAGGTCCGTCACTGGGTCAGGAAGCTATCAATGCTGGTTTATTATCATGCGTATTAGGTTTAGTGGTGATCCTGATCTTCATGATCGCTTACTACAACCGTGCAGGTACCGTCGCGGTAGTTGCGGTATTGGTTAACGTATTCTTCCTGATGGGTGTACTGGTAAGTATACGTGCAGTATTAACACTGCCTGGTATAGCAGGTATCATCCTGATATTGGGTGTGGCGGTTGATGCGAACGTTTTGGTTTACGAGCGAGTTCGCGAAGAGCTTGGTTTAGGCAAATCTATTCGCATTGCAATTGCCGATGGTTTTAAACACGCGCTTCCGTCAATTCTTGATGCCAACATTAGTACTTTCCTTACGGGTTTAATCCTGTTCATCTTCGGTTCAGGCCCAATCCAGGGTTTCGCAACCACGTTGATGATCGGTATCATAACCACCTTGTTCTGTTC is a window of Mucilaginibacter terrenus DNA encoding:
- a CDS encoding BlaI/MecI/CopY family transcriptional regulator, which gives rise to MKIKELTKAEEQIMQILWQLQEGIVKDILEQLPDPKPAYNTVSTVVRVLEGKGFVDHKAYGNSHVYFPVISEDEYKKFTFDKLMKNYFSDSYKSLVSFIADEKNLGVKELDELTELLNNLKNKKQ
- a CDS encoding M56 family metallopeptidase, coding for MSWLHYLIEANIYLGVFYLCYCLFLNNETHYMLGRIYLLFSCVLAFTLPLTQLSMLKKPVEQIQLSPLVYIPAPKVMPHASVPKTPEVTFSIETTLLGIYIIGVVIALCILLYRLYKLSALTRGNKSRYADKYTMVRLKGSNTAFSFFNYLFIGDDLPRAETIIAHELVHIKQKHSADIIFIELLKVINWFNPLIYLVQRSLRTVHEYIADEQTAAYEQDAISYSSFLVNNAYGVQGAPIAHSFFNYNLLKKRIIMLNQKRSGNLARLKYLLAVPLCAGMLCTSTLVFSKDYAFIDLAPKNVAKEKPELVKYFKITDKKNNLTAYSDNLSFTEGGVKKMFLAKSVTQKDIAYIKKMRGLTVEVIDVDSKTKMQVPMVIKEGINTDTPKYKRPIPPPPIEVKDGFADVHVFLSRAIKYPKTALVNEERGNALVSFNVTSAGKISNVQLLKKAGGQFDNLLVNALPKFPGKITAKPGTYKMEVIFDILGGNFVSSVDSKTLNSPDFAGQAQIMGMTDEQYRKMVPLPPPPAPPAKAPKKVGKTAPKLIRIPPPIVVPDKPGSIPPPPPPVPAKAHKVKPAKEITMLKLVPAISIDVDSVQLVKDEPAKTNNTIKLQLKEPRVAQVKSINIRPVVKTKIDTVRIVPPQNN
- the rsmG gene encoding 16S rRNA (guanine(527)-N(7))-methyltransferase RsmG, translating into MTSDLILKYFPDITPAQQEQFARLQELYTFWNNQINVISRKDIDLLYERHILHSLGIAKVMSFLPGETVLDVGTGGGFPGIPLAILFPKTQFHLVDSIGKKIKVVNEVAAALSLTNVKATHQRAEEIKQRFDFVVSRAVTQLKDFYPWVKGKFNKESKNTLPNGILYLKGGDLKQEIAESGLAVQQFYLSQYFAEEFFETKQVIYVKG
- a CDS encoding RNA polymerase sigma factor, yielding MEVNQNFTENAKNDFHLVVKARAGSQKAYADLMHRYKDSIYFMVLKMVNNKEDAMDLTVETFAKAFEKLDKYQPEFAFSTWLFRVATNNCIDFIRKKKLNTQSIHGMIDEEGEEKPLQIKADTLNPEESSIKKQQTEELKLLIESLPPRYRNLITLRYFDELSYEEIAQQLDLPLGTVKAQLFRARYLLGNIINRYNKDDI
- a CDS encoding glycosyltransferase, which produces MEAYIQEALFVLFQLCFIVQLYYLVGNHSRLAGYTPLQELPKVDIPISVVISARNESRNLTENLPYILQQNYPDFEVVVVNDRSTDGSDEVLQDIQREFPHLKIVTITEHERYKTGKKFALTLGIKAAKNEHLLFTDADCKPATLHWITRMAANFTTQAQIVLGYSPYYRTRSFLNAFVRFETLKTAINYLSMALGGDPYMGIGRNLGYTKTLFFASKGFAAHMHLMSGDDDLFVNQNATANNTIIEIHPDTFTYTPAKETFGEWFTQKKRHMGVGKEYRNRHRRMLSFDAVTGFLFYTLFVLCIVFSFEPLLALGMLAFRMVLQLLLYNKVFKKLGAPDMLWSLPFFDLIYYIYLNVFGLIGTFIKPGRWK
- the tgt gene encoding tRNA guanosine(34) transglycosylase Tgt, whose protein sequence is MEFTLHAQDPLSKARAGELVTDHGVIQTPIFMPVGTAGTVKAVHQRELKEDIEAQIILGNTYHLYLRPGLNTLESSGGLHKFNGWEGPILTDSGGYQVYSLTEVRKIKEEGVTFRSHVDGSKHLFTPENVMDIQRIIGADIIMAFDECTPYPCDYNYAKRSIEMTHRWLKRCCDRFDATEPKYGYNQTLFPIVQGSVYKDLRVKSAEVIASFGREGNAIGGLSVGEPAEEMYAMTEVVCDILPQDKPRYLMGVGTPVNILENIALGIDMFDCVMPTRNARNGMLFTSNGIINIKNEKWKNDFSPIDAESDLFADKVYTKAYLRHLIHSGEMLGAQIATLHNLHFYLWLVKEARNKIIAGEFYQWKNTMVTRLAQRL